The Deltaproteobacteria bacterium nucleotide sequence CTCGGCGCTTTGGGAATGCGCATAAGGGGACATCGTGTGATCATGCTGCGCCAACGCCCAGGTCGCCGCGAGGGCGAAGAAGCCGATACAGCCAAACAATCCAAACGCCTTTGTCGTAGTGGTCATCATCAAGACTCCGTGGCTGCGCCTGCACTTCCACGCCGCCACTCATGGGCAGCGAACCCATAGACACGGTCAGGTTGGTCAACAACGATCGAGCATGGCGTCGATAGTGGGAAGAGCGGCGCGGTGATCCCTGCCGGTGACGGGAACAACGTCTCTTTGTTGGGTCTCGTCGCTCACGCGCCGCCGAGGCCGGAAGTTTGGTATCGTGCACCAAACAACCGGCCGAGCGGCAGCGATCTGGACGCCCGAGTAGCGGCGGGTTTCGACTAGTGCAGCGGCGAGAACGACGCCGGCACGACGATGGAGTTTTCCTGGTGGAGCAGCATCTCGCGAGTGGTGGGCGGCCAGTTGGGGAGCTTCATGGCATCGGCGCGCAGCCGGGAGCGTTCGCCCATGTCCTTGTACGGCCAGATGTGCACCCACTGGTTGAGCGCGCCGTAGGTGGTGAACCAGGCGGCCGCCAGGGGCGAGATCTTGACCCGGTCCTCGATGCAGTCCTCCCAGCGCTTGATCAGGTCCGGGATCAGGCCGGGATGCACCGTGTAGGTGCGGATCTCGTAGATGTTGCCCATCTCGCGCGGCTCCAGCGGCGGGGAGAAGGGCGCGGGCTGAAAGACCTTGCTCTCCTGGGTTACCATGAAGTCGCGAACCTTGGGCGGCCAGTGGCCGGTGGCCCGGGCCTCGGCGCCGATGCGGTCCTTTTCCGCGAAGCTCTCGTAGGGCCAGATGTGGATGACCTGGTTCAGTTGCCCCACCTCCGAGTGAAAGAACGCCCCCAGCGGGGAGATCTTGGCGCGGTGCTGCAGCCCTTCCTCGAAAGCCTTCTCGAAATCCGGCGTCTTGCCGGGCTTGAGCGTGTAGGTTCTCATCTCGATGATCATGTGTTTCCTCCTGCGGTCGGCCAGTGAAGTCTGCTCCCTTTCTTTCCGTTTTGACCGGCAAATGCAAACACCCTCTCCTCGTAGGTGTTACGAAATCGTCAATTGCCAATTGACGGCCGACATGCTAGCGTCTTGGGATGATCAGGTCACTGAGGAGGTCGTGATGGCGATGCAAAATCCTCCCCATCCCGGAGGGCTCGTAAAGCGGCAGTGCCTGGAACCACTGGGGCTTTCCGTCACCCGTGCTGCTCGGGGCCTCGGCGTGACGCGTCAGGCACTTTCCGAACTCGTGAATGAGCGAACGGGAATTTCCGTGGATATGGCCATACGACTGTCGAAGGCGTTCGGGTCGACCCCCGAGACTTGGCTCGGAATGCAGATGGCCTACGATCTTTGGCGGGCGCGGGAACGCGCCGATCAAATGAAGGTCGAGAGTTTTGCCGCGGCCTGACGCGTCCAAATTCGCGCGACGACTAACGGCAGAGGAGCGCCTACCCCGCCCCGTTCGCCTCCAGATACTCCCGCAGCGCCCGCGCCGTGTAGGACCGCTTGCCGTCCTGGGCGACCTTTGACGGGGCACCGTGCGCGACCACGCGGCCGCCCTTGTCGCCGCCTTCGGGGCCGAGGTCGACGAGGTAGTCGGCGTCCTTGATGATCTCGAGGTTGTGCTCGATGGTGATGACGGTGTTGCCGGCATCGACCAGGCGGTGGAGGATGTCGATGAGTTTCTCGACGTCGGCGAAGTGGAGGCCGGTGGTGGGCTCGTCGAGGATGTAGAGGGTCTTGCCGCGGGATTCCTTGCCGAGCTCGTAGGCGAGCTTGATGCGCTGGGCCTCGCCGCCGGACAGGGTGTTGCTGGCCTGTCCCAGGGCGATGTAGCCCATGCCGATGTCGTCCAGGAGCTTGAGCGGGCGGTAGGCCTTGGGGAAGGGGCGGAAGAACTCCACGGCCTCCTCCACGGTCATCTGCAGCACCTCGGCGATGTTCTTGCCGTTGAAGCGCACGGACAGAGTCTCCTCGTTGAAGCGCTGGCCGCCGCAGCCGTCGCAGTTCACGAACACGTCGGGAAGGAAGCTCATCTCCTTGCGGATCCGGCCCTGGCCGGCGCACTCGTCGCAGCGCCCGCCGCTGACGTTGAAGGAGAACCGGCTGGGGCTGTAGCCGCGCATGCGCGCCTCGGGATGGAGGGCGTAGACCCGGCGGATCTCGTCCAGGAAGCCGACGTAGGACGCGGGTACCGAGCGCGGGGTCTTGCCGATGGGGGTCTGGTCCACCTCCACCGCGCGCTCGATGGCCTCCCAGCCGGCGATGTCCTCGTGTTGGCCGGGGCGGCCGGTGTTGTGCCCCAGCCGGGTCTTGACGCCCTTGAACAGCACCTCCTTCACCAGGGTGCTCTTGCCCGAGCCGGACACGCCGGTGACGCAGGTCCACTTGGCCAGGGGCAGGCGCACCTTGAGGTTCTTGAGGTTGTTCTCGCGCGCGCCGGTCACCACCAGCCAGTCGCCGCCCTTCAGGGGCCGCTCGGGCCACAGGCGGCGGCGGGTGGTGCCCAGGAACGCGCCGGTGACGGACTCGGGATTGGCGCACACCTCCTCCGGCGTGCCCATGGCCACCACCCGGCCGCCGCGCACGCCCGCGCCGGGGCCAAGGTCCACCAGCACGTCCGCCGCCCGGATGGTGGTCTCGTCGTGCTCCACCACCAGCACGGTGTTGCCCGCCTCCACAAGCCGCCGCAGGGTGGCCAGCAGACGGTCGTTGTCGCGGGTGTGCAGGCCGATGGTGGGCTCGTCCAGGATGTAGCAGACGCCGCGCAGGTTGGAGCCCAGTTGCGCGGCCAGACGCACCCGTTGGGCCTCGCCGCCGGACAGGGTGTTGGCGCGCCGGTCCAGCGTCAGGTAGCCCAGGCCCACCTCGTCCAGGAAACGCAGCTTGTGGTGGATCTCCTTCTGGGTCTTCTCCAGCACCATCCGCTCCGCGTCGGGGCTGTTGGCCACCAGCCGCTCCTGCGGGGAGGCGAAGCGGCCCAGCGCCTCCTTCACCGACAGCGCGGTGATCTGCCAGATGGCCTTGCCGGCCACGCGCACGCTGCGCGCCCGCGCGTTGAGCCGGGCGCCCTGGCACGACGGGCAGGTGCGCTCGCTCACGAACGACGCCAGGTAGCCGCCCAGCGGGCCGTCGCTCTTCACCTGGAGCCCGGCGAGCACGGTGAGCAGACCGGCCACCCGCGGGCGCGAGCGCCCGTTGAGCAGCACCTCCCGCTGCTTGGCGGAAAGGTTCCCGATGGGCACGTCGCCGGGGATGCCGAGCTTCCGCTCGAGTTCGCCCTGGCACTGGCCGAGGCGCCGCTTGAGGCCCGGCCGCCCCTCGGGCGCCTCGGCGCACAGCCGCTCCACCACTTGCGCGAAGCTCTGCTCGGGGTCGGGGATCACCAGGTCGGCGTCGAACTCCTCGGAGGCGCCCACGCCGCGGCAGTCCGGGCACGCCCCCTGGCGGCTGTTGAACGAGAACAGCCGCGGGTCCAGGGGCTCGTAGCCGACGCCGCAGGCGCGGCAGAACAGGCGCTCGTTGTAGACCTCCTCGGCGCCCTCCGAGAGCACGTGGATGACTCCGTTGCCCAGGCGCAGCCCCTGGCCCAGCACCGTCTCCATGCTCAGGCGTCCGGCCTTGGCCGTGCCCACGACGATGTCGATGTCGTGCTCGTGGAAACGCCCCAGCCCGTTCTGGAGCAGCGACGCGCTCAGCGCGGTCACGGCGCCGTCGATGCGCGCGCGGGCGTAGCCCAACCGGCGCGCCGCCATCATCACGTCCTTGTGGTAGCCCTTGCGCCCGCGCACCACCGGACTCAGCACGGTGATGTCCTTGCCGCGGTACTTGCGCCCCACCCGGTCGAGGATGCGGCTGCGGGTGAGCGACGTGATGGAGCCGCCGCACTGCGGGCAGTGCTGCTTGCCCACCTTGGAATAGAGCAGGCGCAGGTAGTGGTACAGCTCGGTGACCGTGGCCACCGTGGAGTTGCGCCCGCCCTGGCTCAGGCGTTGCTCGATGGCCACGGTGGGCGGGATGCCCGCGAGCACGTCGACGTTGGGGCGCGCCATGATCTTCATGAACTGGCGCGCGTAGGCGGACAGGCTGTCGATGTAGCGGCGCTGGCCGTCGGCGTAGATGATGTCGAAGGCCAGCGACGACTTGCCCGAGCCGCTGAGGCCGGTCACCACCACCAGCCGGTCCCGCGGAATGTCCACGTCGATGCCCTTGAGGTTGTGCTCCCGGGCGCCGATGATCTGGATCGCCCCCGCGCCGTTGATCGCCTTTTCGTTGGACCCCTGGCCGTCGGCGGCTCTCCCGTTGGCGGCCTTCCCGGCGGCAGCTTTCCCGCTTGTGACCTTCCGGGCCGCGGCCTTCCCGTTGAGCCCCTTCCCGTTGCCCGCTCGCCCGTTCGGGGCCGGCCCCTCGGTCCGTGCCGCCGCGCGCGGTTGCGTCTTGGCCAGCTTCGGGCTGAAGCGGGACGACGACGGGCGCAGGTGCTCTTTCAGGTAGCGGCCGGTGTGGGAGCTCTCCACCGCGGCCACTTCCGGCGGCGTTCCGATGGCCACGACCTCGCCGCCGCCGTCGCCACCCTCGGGTCCCAGGTCGATGATGTGGTCGGCGCACTTGACGACCTCGGGGTTGTGCTCGATGACCATCACCGAGTGGCCCTGGTCGATGAGTTCCTGCAGGGCCGACAGCAGCCGGCGGATGTCATGGAAGTGCAGGCCGGTGGTGGGCTCGTCGAAGATGAACAGCGTGCCGGTCTTGGTGGCCCGGACGATGTGGGAGGCGAGCTTGAGGCGCTGGGACTCGCCGCCCGACAGGGTGGTGACCGGCTGCCCCAGGCGCAGGTAATCGAGTCCCACGCGGACCAGCGGCCGCAGCCCGCGCACGATCTCCGGCTGGTCGCCGAAGAACTTCATGGCCTCGGCGATGGTGAGGCCGAGCACGTCGCGGATGTTCTTGCCCCGGTAGCTGACCTCCAGCACCTCCTGGCGGTAGCGCGCGCCGCCGCACTCCGAGCAGGTGGCGAACACGTCCGAGAGGAACTGCATCTCGATCTTCTCGAAGCCCTCGCCGCGGCACGACTCGCAGCGTCCGCCCTCCACGTTGAACGAGAAGGTGGACGGCGTGTAGCCGCGGAAGCGCGACAGGTCCACGCCGGCGAACAGGCGCCGGATGGGATCGAACGCCTTCATGTAGGTCACCGGGTTGGACCGGGGCGTGGTGCCCAGCGGCGACTGGTCCACCAGGATCACCTCGGGGACGCGGTCGATGCCGCGGATCTCGTCGCAGTCCGTCAGCGTGGCCAGCGGCGAGGCCTTGAGGCGGCGGATGTTGTGGGCGATGACCTCGTCCACCAGGCTCGACTTGCCCGAGCCGGACACGCCGGTGACGCACACCAGACGGCCCAG carries:
- a CDS encoding NIPSNAP family protein, which encodes MIIEMRTYTLKPGKTPDFEKAFEEGLQHRAKISPLGAFFHSEVGQLNQVIHIWPYESFAEKDRIGAEARATGHWPPKVRDFMVTQESKVFQPAPFSPPLEPREMGNIYEIRTYTVHPGLIPDLIKRWEDCIEDRVKISPLAAAWFTTYGALNQWVHIWPYKDMGERSRLRADAMKLPNWPPTTREMLLHQENSIVVPASFSPLH
- a CDS encoding HigA family addiction module antitoxin, translating into MAMQNPPHPGGLVKRQCLEPLGLSVTRAARGLGVTRQALSELVNERTGISVDMAIRLSKAFGSTPETWLGMQMAYDLWRARERADQMKVESFAAA
- the uvrA gene encoding excinuclease ABC subunit UvrA translates to MDQGWIHVRGARQNNLKHIDLRIPLDALTVVTGVSGSGKSTVAFDILYAEGQRRYVESFSAYARQFLDRMEKPDVDAIENIPPTIAIDQTRPVKTSRSTVGTMTELYDHLKLLFAKIGILHCSGCGKVIAKDSAPSVARQLQARGEGVRWVLTFPVAVPPALPWEEVKGGLLQAGFHRLLRDRELVDLESLEAAPGEVVDVVGDRFVYRRSTRKRVTDSLEQAFQFGKGRLDLHDMENGWRREGFSNRLHCSACDLSYAEPQPNLFSFNSPLGACETCHGFGRAIDLDLDLVIPDPSKSIADGAIKPWTTRAARWELRELKKFCERRGISLERPFIELDEEDRRLIIDGEGSWQDGKYYGIRGWFRWLERKSYKMHVRVFLARYRCYVTCTDCQGTRLKPEGLNFLIAGRNIADVNRMSVAEAHTYFQALDLDATRDQVASLVLHEIRRRLDYLMGVGLEYLTLDRQSRTLSGGELERVDLTTAIGSSLVNTLYVLDEPSIGLHPRDSHRLVEILHRLRANHNTVVVVEHDPEIIKESDYVIDLGPHAGERGGEVVFAGSYDELLASETSLTGDYLTQRRSIPLPVRYRPLIPGRTLDILGARAHNLKNIDVSIPLGRLVCVTGVSGSGKSSLVDEVIAHNIRRLKASPLATLTDCDEIRGIDRVPEVILVDQSPLGTTPRSNPVTYMKAFDPIRRLFAGVDLSRFRGYTPSTFSFNVEGGRCESCRGEGFEKIEMQFLSDVFATCSECGGARYRQEVLEVSYRGKNIRDVLGLTIAEAMKFFGDQPEIVRGLRPLVRVGLDYLRLGQPVTTLSGGESQRLKLASHIVRATKTGTLFIFDEPTTGLHFHDIRRLLSALQELIDQGHSVMVIEHNPEVVKCADHIIDLGPEGGDGGGEVVAIGTPPEVAAVESSHTGRYLKEHLRPSSSRFSPKLAKTQPRAAARTEGPAPNGRAGNGKGLNGKAAARKVTSGKAAAGKAANGRAADGQGSNEKAINGAGAIQIIGAREHNLKGIDVDIPRDRLVVVTGLSGSGKSSLAFDIIYADGQRRYIDSLSAYARQFMKIMARPNVDVLAGIPPTVAIEQRLSQGGRNSTVATVTELYHYLRLLYSKVGKQHCPQCGGSITSLTRSRILDRVGRKYRGKDITVLSPVVRGRKGYHKDVMMAARRLGYARARIDGAVTALSASLLQNGLGRFHEHDIDIVVGTAKAGRLSMETVLGQGLRLGNGVIHVLSEGAEEVYNERLFCRACGVGYEPLDPRLFSFNSRQGACPDCRGVGASEEFDADLVIPDPEQSFAQVVERLCAEAPEGRPGLKRRLGQCQGELERKLGIPGDVPIGNLSAKQREVLLNGRSRPRVAGLLTVLAGLQVKSDGPLGGYLASFVSERTCPSCQGARLNARARSVRVAGKAIWQITALSVKEALGRFASPQERLVANSPDAERMVLEKTQKEIHHKLRFLDEVGLGYLTLDRRANTLSGGEAQRVRLAAQLGSNLRGVCYILDEPTIGLHTRDNDRLLATLRRLVEAGNTVLVVEHDETTIRAADVLVDLGPGAGVRGGRVVAMGTPEEVCANPESVTGAFLGTTRRRLWPERPLKGGDWLVVTGARENNLKNLKVRLPLAKWTCVTGVSGSGKSTLVKEVLFKGVKTRLGHNTGRPGQHEDIAGWEAIERAVEVDQTPIGKTPRSVPASYVGFLDEIRRVYALHPEARMRGYSPSRFSFNVSGGRCDECAGQGRIRKEMSFLPDVFVNCDGCGGQRFNEETLSVRFNGKNIAEVLQMTVEEAVEFFRPFPKAYRPLKLLDDIGMGYIALGQASNTLSGGEAQRIKLAYELGKESRGKTLYILDEPTTGLHFADVEKLIDILHRLVDAGNTVITIEHNLEIIKDADYLVDLGPEGGDKGGRVVAHGAPSKVAQDGKRSYTARALREYLEANGAG